From a single Sediminibacterium sp. KACHI17 genomic region:
- a CDS encoding DPP IV N-terminal domain-containing protein — protein MRKFLLLSVWLLLAFAVTAQQTPVTKANYAMAARFSPKKLSKMIFSTAVDPHWLKNSDKFWYMYETTEGKKWYIVDPVKGEKKELFNNADLAAKITRIVKDPFDAQNLGLDSMRFVRDENWIQFEVKSTQDETKKDTATTGRRGAAGAAATPAKKVFYFEYNLQTGELIELPDFKKPKRKPNWANISPDGNVIIFGKNYNVYWMDKANYEKALKNENDSTIVEYALTKDGNDDYGYYNDGNLSGSGMTDDEKEKESKRRRPIFALWSPDSKYFTLRRVDNRKVKNLWVINSVANPRPTLETYKYWMPGEKESPVDHLYLFDVVNKSSKELNVSMFKDQAVAVWSDPGKVNTRDDDWRPSVWLGTKDKFYFTRTSRDQKRIDVCVADVATGTVKPVVEERFNTYIEINRIGLINGGKEFIHWSERDGWAHFYLYDENGKLKNQITSGAFHCEDILGIDETKRVLYFSANGKEAGEDPYYLHAYRVNFDGTGLKLLNAGDFDHAMRMNDGNSFFIDNYSRVNTVPKSVLYNAEGKKIMDLETADFSSLFASGYKFPEIFKAKADDGITDIYGVMYKPFDFDSTKKYPLIEYVYPGPQTEAVNKAFGRGFDRTDRLAQMGFVVITLGNRGGHPARSKWYHNYGYGNLRDYGLADKKAVAEQLADRYKYIDIDRVGIHGHSGGGFMSTAAMLVYPDFFKVAVSSAGNHDNSVYNRWWSEQHHGVKEVISDKGDTSFLYSIEKNPDLAKNLKGKLMLSHGDIDNNVHPANTIRMANALIRANKRFDLVILPGQRHGYGDMTEYFFWRQADYFAEHLLGDKTGRSETDIEEMNKEVEQNGRSGGRRN, from the coding sequence ATGAGAAAGTTCCTGCTGTTGTCAGTATGGCTGCTATTAGCTTTTGCCGTAACTGCACAACAAACCCCCGTTACCAAGGCCAATTATGCAATGGCGGCCCGTTTTTCACCAAAGAAATTGAGTAAGATGATCTTCAGTACCGCTGTTGATCCGCATTGGCTCAAGAATTCTGACAAATTCTGGTATATGTATGAGACCACTGAAGGTAAGAAGTGGTACATCGTTGATCCGGTAAAAGGTGAGAAAAAAGAGTTGTTCAACAATGCTGATCTGGCTGCTAAGATCACCCGTATCGTGAAAGATCCTTTCGATGCGCAAAACCTTGGATTAGACAGTATGCGTTTTGTGCGCGATGAAAACTGGATCCAGTTTGAAGTGAAGAGCACACAGGATGAGACAAAGAAAGATACCGCCACAACCGGTCGCCGCGGCGCTGCCGGTGCAGCTGCAACACCTGCCAAGAAAGTATTCTATTTTGAATACAACCTGCAGACAGGTGAGTTGATCGAATTGCCTGATTTCAAAAAACCAAAAAGAAAACCCAACTGGGCGAATATCTCTCCTGATGGAAACGTGATCATTTTTGGAAAGAATTATAACGTTTACTGGATGGACAAAGCCAATTATGAAAAGGCTTTGAAAAATGAAAATGATTCTACCATTGTTGAATATGCATTGACAAAAGATGGTAATGATGATTATGGTTATTACAACGACGGAAATCTTTCCGGAAGTGGTATGACCGATGATGAAAAAGAAAAAGAGTCTAAAAGAAGAAGACCCATTTTTGCACTCTGGTCGCCTGATTCAAAATATTTCACACTGCGTCGTGTAGACAACCGCAAAGTGAAAAATCTTTGGGTGATCAATAGCGTGGCGAATCCTCGTCCAACACTAGAGACCTACAAATATTGGATGCCGGGTGAAAAAGAATCACCTGTAGATCATTTATACCTCTTCGATGTTGTTAACAAAAGCAGCAAAGAACTGAATGTGTCAATGTTCAAAGACCAGGCGGTTGCGGTATGGTCTGATCCGGGAAAAGTAAATACCCGTGATGATGACTGGAGACCTTCTGTATGGTTAGGTACTAAAGATAAATTCTACTTCACACGTACCAGTCGCGATCAGAAGCGTATTGATGTATGTGTAGCTGATGTGGCTACCGGTACAGTGAAACCTGTAGTAGAAGAGCGTTTCAATACCTATATCGAGATCAACCGTATCGGATTGATCAATGGCGGTAAAGAATTCATTCACTGGAGTGAGCGTGATGGCTGGGCTCATTTTTATCTGTATGATGAAAATGGTAAGCTGAAAAATCAGATCACATCCGGTGCTTTCCATTGTGAAGACATCCTGGGTATCGATGAAACCAAGCGTGTGCTGTATTTCTCTGCGAATGGAAAAGAAGCAGGAGAAGATCCTTACTACTTACATGCATACCGTGTCAACTTTGATGGTACCGGTCTGAAACTCCTGAATGCAGGTGATTTCGATCATGCGATGCGTATGAACGATGGCAATAGTTTCTTTATCGATAACTATTCTCGCGTAAACACTGTTCCTAAATCTGTATTGTACAATGCAGAGGGTAAGAAGATCATGGATCTTGAAACGGCTGATTTCAGCTCGCTGTTTGCATCCGGATACAAATTCCCTGAGATCTTTAAAGCAAAAGCGGATGATGGTATCACTGATATTTATGGTGTGATGTACAAACCATTTGATTTCGATAGCACCAAGAAATATCCTTTGATCGAGTACGTATATCCGGGCCCTCAAACAGAAGCAGTGAATAAAGCTTTTGGTCGTGGTTTTGATAGAACAGATCGCCTCGCACAAATGGGTTTTGTGGTGATCACTTTGGGTAACCGTGGTGGACACCCTGCTCGCAGCAAATGGTACCACAACTATGGTTATGGTAACCTGCGCGATTATGGTTTAGCAGATAAAAAAGCCGTTGCAGAACAATTGGCTGATCGTTATAAGTACATTGATATCGATAGAGTAGGTATCCATGGTCACTCAGGTGGTGGCTTTATGAGTACGGCTGCGATGTTGGTATATCCTGATTTCTTTAAAGTAGCAGTATCTTCTGCAGGTAACCATGATAACTCCGTATACAACCGTTGGTGGAGTGAACAACACCATGGTGTGAAAGAAGTGATCAGCGATAAAGGCGATACTTCTTTCTTATACAGCATCGAAAAAAATCCTGATCTGGCTAAAAACCTGAAAGGTAAACTGATGTTGTCTCATGGTGATATCGATAACAACGTACACCCTGCGAATACCATTCGTATGGCCAATGCATTGATCCGTGCCAACAAACGTTTTGACCTGGTGATCTTACCCGGACAACGCCATGGTTATGGTGATATGACCGAATATTTCTTCTGGAGACAAGCAGACTATTTTGCTGAACACCTCTTAGGAGATAAAACCGGACGTTCTGAAACAGATATTGAAGAGATGAATAAAGAAGTGGAGCAGAATGGACGTAGTGGTGGTAGGAGGAATTAG